The following are from one region of the Prevotella communis genome:
- the metH gene encoding methionine synthase, whose amino-acid sequence MIQQEITKRILILDGAMGSVIQEYGLDEKDFRGDRFQDLLGLIKGNNDILNLTRPDVIGDIYERYLKAGADIISTNTFNAQRISQSDYGLCDFVREINETSARLAKKAAEKYSTPGKPRFVAGSVGPMNKTCSMSPDVSNPAYRELTYDQALEAYMEQIGGLVDGGADVILIETVFDTLNAKAAIDAAVRVIDGRDIPIMVSVTISDAAGRTLSGQTLDAFLASVSSYPIFSIGLNCSFGARQMKPYLKELSRRAPYYISCHPNAGLPNSLGLYDETPETMAPQIAEFIDEKLVNIVGGCCGTTPAFIEKYAPLVVGKEPHQPVEKPTSLWLSGLELLNTGEATFVNVGERCNVAGSRKFLRLIKEKSYEEALQIARKQVEDGAMVIDVNMDDGLLDAKAEMVHFLNLIASEPDIARVPVMIDSSKWDVIMAGLKCVQGKSIVNSISLKEGEEVFLSHARDVKSMGAAVVVMCFDEQGQATSYERRIEIAERAYRLLVDKVGFLPQDIIFDPNVLAIATGMEEHNAYALDFIRATEWIHQNLPGAHVSGGVSNLSFSFRGNNYLRESMHAVFLYHAIQVGMDFGIVNPSAKVTYDDIPQDHLTLIEDVVLNRHPESAEQLMELTGETGNTSETSQTSSTSASLNLEERLQEALIKGNGEHLDDDLKEALAKYPRAVDIIEGPLMAGMNEVGRRFGEGKMFLPQVVKTARTMKRAVEILQPFIDSGKTEGTGTTGNQRKVLLATVKGDVHDIGKNIVGVIMACNGYEVIDLGVMVPADQIVARAKEEHVDMIGLSGLITPSLEEMVNVASELKKAGLDIPIMIGGATTSELHVALKIAPVYGGPVVWLKDASQNPLVAQRLMADAEGYNEELNRTYAHLREQYIQEQQQLLSLDEARRRKTKLFE is encoded by the coding sequence ATGATACAACAGGAAATAACTAAACGCATCCTGATTCTCGACGGAGCCATGGGCTCTGTCATTCAGGAGTATGGACTTGATGAAAAAGACTTCCGTGGAGACCGTTTTCAGGATCTGCTAGGACTGATTAAGGGTAACAATGATATCCTGAATCTGACGCGTCCTGACGTGATTGGTGATATCTATGAAAGGTATCTGAAAGCTGGTGCCGACATTATTTCAACCAACACTTTCAATGCACAACGTATCTCACAGAGTGACTACGGGTTATGCGATTTTGTTAGAGAAATAAATGAAACCAGTGCACGACTCGCCAAGAAGGCGGCAGAGAAGTATTCCACACCAGGAAAACCCCGCTTTGTTGCAGGTTCTGTAGGACCTATGAACAAGACTTGTTCGATGTCGCCCGACGTGTCGAACCCGGCCTATCGTGAGCTGACTTACGACCAGGCTCTGGAGGCCTATATGGAGCAGATTGGCGGACTGGTAGACGGTGGTGCGGATGTCATCCTGATTGAGACGGTTTTTGACACGCTCAATGCCAAGGCTGCCATCGATGCGGCCGTGAGGGTCATTGACGGTCGTGACATTCCCATCATGGTGAGTGTGACGATCAGTGACGCTGCCGGACGAACGCTGAGTGGACAGACCTTGGATGCTTTCCTGGCGAGTGTGTCGTCATATCCTATTTTCAGTATTGGCCTGAACTGTTCGTTTGGTGCGCGTCAGATGAAGCCTTATCTCAAGGAACTGAGTCGTCGTGCACCTTATTATATTAGTTGTCATCCGAATGCCGGCTTGCCCAACTCGCTGGGCCTCTATGACGAGACGCCGGAGACGATGGCCCCGCAGATTGCCGAGTTTATCGATGAGAAACTCGTAAATATCGTGGGTGGCTGCTGTGGTACCACACCTGCCTTCATTGAGAAATATGCACCGTTGGTGGTGGGTAAGGAGCCCCATCAGCCTGTGGAGAAACCGACGTCTCTATGGCTGTCGGGCCTGGAACTCCTGAATACCGGCGAGGCTACGTTCGTCAATGTGGGCGAACGCTGTAACGTGGCCGGTTCCCGTAAGTTCTTGCGACTGATTAAGGAGAAGAGCTACGAGGAGGCTTTGCAGATAGCACGCAAACAGGTGGAGGATGGTGCCATGGTCATCGATGTCAATATGGATGACGGACTGCTGGATGCGAAGGCAGAGATGGTGCATTTCCTGAACCTGATAGCTTCTGAGCCTGATATTGCCCGTGTGCCTGTGATGATTGACTCCAGTAAGTGGGATGTGATTATGGCTGGCCTGAAGTGTGTGCAGGGCAAGAGCATCGTGAACTCCATCTCCCTGAAAGAGGGTGAGGAGGTGTTCCTGAGTCATGCACGCGACGTGAAGAGCATGGGTGCTGCCGTGGTGGTGATGTGCTTCGACGAACAGGGACAGGCTACCTCGTATGAGCGCAGGATTGAAATAGCAGAAAGGGCCTACCGACTGTTGGTTGACAAGGTGGGTTTCCTGCCTCAGGATATCATCTTCGACCCCAACGTGCTGGCTATTGCTACGGGTATGGAGGAGCATAATGCCTATGCGCTGGATTTTATCCGTGCTACGGAGTGGATTCATCAGAATCTGCCTGGAGCGCATGTCAGCGGCGGCGTCAGCAACCTGTCGTTCTCGTTCCGTGGCAACAACTACCTACGTGAGTCCATGCATGCCGTGTTCTTGTATCATGCCATACAGGTCGGTATGGACTTTGGTATCGTAAACCCTTCGGCCAAGGTGACTTACGATGACATCCCGCAAGATCACCTGACATTGATAGAGGATGTGGTGCTGAACAGGCATCCGGAGTCGGCGGAGCAACTGATGGAGCTGACGGGGGAGACGGGGAATACTAGTGAAACTAGTCAGACAAGTTCAACTAGTGCTAGCCTGAACCTCGAAGAGCGTCTTCAGGAGGCACTTATCAAGGGCAACGGCGAACATCTGGATGATGACCTGAAGGAGGCATTGGCGAAGTATCCGCGTGCCGTCGATATCATTGAGGGGCCTTTGATGGCTGGCATGAACGAGGTGGGACGCCGCTTCGGAGAAGGAAAGATGTTCCTGCCGCAGGTGGTGAAGACGGCTCGTACGATGAAGCGTGCGGTGGAGATCCTGCAGCCGTTTATTGACTCTGGAAAAACGGAAGGGACGGGAACAACCGGGAATCAGAGGAAGGTGCTTTTGGCTACCGTCAAGGGCGACGTTCATGATATTGGTAAGAATATCGTGGGGGTTATCATGGCTTGTAATGGTTACGAGGTGATTGACCTTGGCGTGATGGTGCCTGCCGACCAGATAGTGGCCCGTGCCAAGGAGGAACATGTGGATATGATTGGTCTCTCGGGATTGATCACGCCCAGTCTGGAAGAGATGGTCAATGTGGCCAGCGAACTGAAGAAGGCCGGACTGGATATACCCATCATGATTGGTGGTGCTACGACCAGCGAACTGCATGTGGCACTGAAGATTGCGCCGGTATATGGCGGTCCGGTGGTATGGCTGAAGGATGCCTCACAGAATCCCCTGGTGGCTCAGCGACTGATGGCGGATGCAGAGGGGTATAACGAGGAACTGAACAGAACTTATGCGCACCTGCGCGAACAATATATTCAAGAACAGCAGCAACTGCTCTCGCTCGACGAGGCACGTCGCCGCAAAACCAAACTATTCGAATGA
- a CDS encoding sodium:solute symporter family transporter, whose protein sequence is MDKIIQALSNNGFAWQDYMVFVIYIIILVGMGLFLSRTKKGEEKSSTDYFLAGNTLTWWAVGASLIAANISAEQFIGMSGSAFASGIAPAAYELMAAATLLVVGKYLLPLMIEKKIFTIPQFLRERYNWGVGFAFSLLWLFLYVFVNLTSVAWLGALAIQQILGLPTDMTIMVAGMEIDQVRMVIILSLFIIAGVYSIYGGLASVAWTDVMQVTFLVGGGLITAYAALSFIGGEMGIGGAWDTLVHIKDYLAQDPADTHFNLVVTRNAEAYPVVQDDPFFTNPGIVLIFGALWLTNLGYWGFNQYIIQKGLAAKSLDEAKKGMVFAAFLKILIPFIVCIPGVCAFYIMNAPECADLRATLAGSIGRSDDAYPFLIRNFTPTVVKGLSFAALAAAVISSLASMFNSTSTLFTMDIYKQFINKTASEKKLVTVGRLTSVCALIIALIAVYPLMGGIDQAFQFIQEYSAFVYPGVVVIFGLGLLWKRASGTAAVVCAIGTFAFSIIYKFAFPDMPFLVRSGVVFITLVILFVWISLKSKKSVPADELDEHTVKTQLFWSHVMFIVAAISLALCIGGFFNETMHMLGFEGAMIFFAAITATIGIYLRSNALDKVQDPKLVAIDLKIFQTDRTFNIGAFGVIIILTILYIALW, encoded by the coding sequence ATGGATAAGATTATTCAGGCGTTAAGCAACAATGGCTTCGCATGGCAGGACTACATGGTCTTCGTCATCTACATCATCATCCTTGTTGGTATGGGACTGTTCCTGTCACGTACCAAGAAAGGCGAAGAGAAATCATCAACCGACTACTTCCTGGCAGGTAACACCCTGACATGGTGGGCTGTCGGTGCATCACTGATTGCAGCAAATATCTCTGCAGAACAGTTCATCGGTATGTCGGGTTCTGCCTTTGCATCTGGTATCGCTCCCGCTGCCTACGAGCTGATGGCTGCTGCCACACTGCTCGTTGTGGGTAAGTACCTGCTCCCACTGATGATTGAGAAGAAGATTTTCACCATTCCTCAGTTCCTGCGCGAGCGCTACAACTGGGGTGTAGGCTTTGCCTTCTCCCTGCTGTGGCTGTTCCTCTATGTATTCGTTAACCTCACATCAGTAGCATGGCTCGGTGCACTGGCTATCCAGCAGATCCTGGGCTTGCCTACCGACATGACCATCATGGTAGCAGGCATGGAGATCGACCAGGTTCGTATGGTCATCATCCTGTCTCTGTTTATCATTGCCGGTGTATACTCTATCTACGGTGGTCTGGCTTCTGTGGCATGGACCGACGTGATGCAGGTGACCTTCCTCGTTGGTGGTGGTCTGATTACTGCCTATGCTGCCCTCTCATTCATCGGTGGCGAGATGGGTATCGGTGGTGCCTGGGACACACTGGTACATATCAAGGACTATCTGGCACAGGATCCTGCAGATACGCACTTCAACCTGGTGGTGACGCGTAATGCCGAGGCTTATCCTGTGGTTCAGGACGACCCCTTCTTCACCAATCCTGGTATCGTGCTGATCTTCGGTGCCCTGTGGCTCACCAACCTGGGTTACTGGGGTTTCAACCAGTACATCATCCAGAAGGGTCTGGCTGCCAAGTCACTCGACGAGGCTAAGAAGGGTATGGTATTCGCTGCCTTCCTGAAGATTTTGATTCCCTTCATCGTATGTATCCCCGGTGTATGTGCATTCTATATCATGAACGCTCCTGAGTGTGCCGACCTGCGTGCTACGCTGGCTGGTTCTATCGGCCGTTCAGACGATGCATATCCCTTCCTGATCCGTAACTTCACACCTACGGTTGTCAAGGGTCTGTCATTCGCAGCTCTTGCCGCAGCCGTTATCTCTTCACTGGCTTCAATGTTCAACTCTACCTCTACCCTCTTCACGATGGATATCTACAAGCAGTTCATCAACAAGACTGCCTCTGAGAAGAAGTTGGTTACCGTTGGACGTCTCACCTCTGTATGCGCTCTGATCATCGCCCTGATTGCCGTATATCCCCTGATGGGTGGTATCGACCAGGCCTTCCAGTTCATCCAGGAGTATTCAGCCTTCGTATATCCTGGTGTAGTAGTTATCTTCGGCTTGGGTCTGTTGTGGAAGCGTGCCAGCGGTACAGCTGCCGTTGTCTGCGCCATCGGAACCTTCGCCTTCTCTATCATCTACAAGTTTGCCTTCCCCGACATGCCGTTCCTCGTACGTTCAGGTGTTGTGTTCATCACACTGGTTATCCTCTTCGTATGGATTTCACTGAAGAGCAAGAAGTCTGTACCTGCTGACGAACTCGACGAGCACACCGTCAAGACCCAGCTGTTCTGGAGCCATGTCATGTTTATCGTTGCAGCCATCTCACTGGCTCTCTGCATCGGTGGTTTCTTCAACGAGACTATGCACATGCTGGGCTTCGAGGGTGCCATGATCTTCTTTGCAGCCATCACTGCAACCATCGGTATCTACCTCCGTTCAAATGCTTTGGACAAGGTACAGGATCCAAAACTTGTAGCTATCGACCTCAAGATCTTCCAGACCGACCGCACTTTCAACATCGGTGCATTCGGTGTGATCATTATCTTAACCATTCTTTACATTGCCCTGTGGTAA
- a CDS encoding glycoside hydrolase family 10 protein — MKKLLVFLLAFLAINVSAQKKREFRGAWIQCVNGQFQGMGTQKMQQTLMYQLDELQKDGVNAIIFQVRPECDALYQSSIEPWSRFLTGQQGKAPSPYWDPLQWMIEQCHQRGMELHAWINPYRAKTKGTTALATTHVAIQHPERCFDYDGLKILNPGIPENRDYICEVAKDIVARYDVDGIHMDDYFYPYPAAGQIIPDDAQYRLHSNGIKDRGDWRRYNVDLFIKQFYETVHAVKPWVKVGISPFGIYRNKKNAAIGSNTNGLQNYDDLYADVLMWVNNGWLDYCVPQIYWEIGNKAADYETLIRWWNQYAGARPLFIGEDIERTVKNKDLQNPNQHQQAAKHRLTQQMQNVKGTVLWYAKAAVDNTGNYGTMLRQNYWRHPALQPEMSFIDKVKPGKPRKVKPVWTSDGYILFWTAPKSKKWNDEATKYVVYRFAKGEKVNVEDPSKIVTITSNTFYKLPYTDGRTKYYYVVTALNRLQNESKPAKKSVKL, encoded by the coding sequence ATGAAAAAACTACTTGTCTTTCTATTGGCTTTCTTGGCCATCAATGTAAGTGCCCAGAAAAAACGTGAGTTTCGTGGTGCTTGGATCCAGTGCGTGAACGGACAGTTCCAGGGCATGGGAACGCAGAAGATGCAGCAGACCCTGATGTATCAGTTGGATGAGCTCCAGAAGGATGGCGTCAATGCGATTATCTTCCAGGTGCGTCCGGAGTGTGATGCACTCTATCAGAGCAGTATCGAACCCTGGAGCCGTTTCCTGACAGGTCAGCAGGGTAAGGCACCATCACCTTATTGGGATCCCTTGCAGTGGATGATTGAACAGTGTCATCAGCGTGGCATGGAGCTGCATGCGTGGATCAATCCTTATCGTGCGAAGACAAAGGGTACAACGGCACTGGCTACCACTCATGTGGCTATTCAGCATCCTGAGAGATGTTTTGACTACGACGGACTGAAGATATTGAATCCTGGTATTCCTGAGAACCGTGACTATATCTGTGAGGTGGCCAAGGATATCGTGGCCCGTTACGATGTGGATGGTATTCATATGGATGACTATTTCTATCCTTATCCTGCAGCAGGACAGATTATTCCTGATGATGCGCAGTATCGTCTTCATAGTAATGGCATCAAGGATCGTGGCGACTGGCGCAGGTATAACGTAGACCTGTTTATCAAGCAGTTCTATGAGACGGTACATGCCGTGAAGCCTTGGGTAAAGGTGGGTATCTCTCCTTTTGGTATCTACCGTAACAAGAAGAATGCTGCTATCGGCAGTAATACCAACGGCTTGCAGAACTATGATGACTTGTATGCTGATGTGCTGATGTGGGTGAATAATGGCTGGCTTGACTATTGTGTGCCTCAGATTTACTGGGAGATTGGCAATAAGGCTGCCGATTACGAGACGCTGATCCGTTGGTGGAACCAGTACGCTGGCGCCCGTCCATTGTTTATCGGTGAGGATATCGAGCGTACGGTGAAGAACAAGGACCTGCAGAATCCCAACCAGCATCAGCAGGCGGCCAAGCATCGTCTGACCCAGCAGATGCAGAATGTGAAGGGTACCGTGCTCTGGTATGCCAAGGCTGCTGTGGATAATACGGGCAACTATGGTACGATGCTGCGTCAGAACTACTGGCGTCATCCTGCCTTGCAGCCTGAGATGTCGTTTATTGATAAAGTAAAGCCAGGGAAGCCCCGTAAGGTGAAGCCCGTATGGACCAGCGATGGCTATATCCTGTTCTGGACTGCTCCAAAGAGTAAGAAATGGAATGACGAAGCCACGAAATATGTGGTCTATCGTTTTGCAAAGGGTGAGAAGGTGAATGTTGAGGATCCTTCAAAGATTGTGACAATCACGTCGAACACCTTCTATAAACTCCCATATACGGATGGACGCACGAAGTATTATTATGTAGTGACAGCCCTGAACCGTTTGCAGAATGAGAGTAAACCCGCCAAGAAATCGGTGAAGCTCTAA
- the smpB gene encoding SsrA-binding protein SmpB: MNKQQEELRKKSPVQIKNRKASFEYFFIEEFTAGIVLTGTEIKSIRAGKASLVDTYCTIIHGEMWVKGMSISPYFYGSYNNHEQKRDRKLLLTRREIARLESATKQTGYTIVPTLVFIDENGRAKMDLALCKGKKAFDKRQTLKEKEDRREMDRAMKVYK, translated from the coding sequence ATGAATAAACAACAAGAGGAACTCCGTAAGAAGAGTCCTGTACAGATAAAGAACCGCAAGGCCTCATTCGAGTATTTCTTCATTGAGGAATTTACGGCGGGCATTGTGCTTACCGGTACCGAAATCAAGTCGATCAGGGCTGGTAAGGCAAGTCTCGTGGATACTTATTGCACCATCATCCATGGTGAGATGTGGGTGAAGGGCATGTCGATAAGTCCTTATTTCTATGGTTCTTATAATAATCACGAACAGAAGCGTGACCGTAAGTTGCTGCTGACCAGGCGTGAGATAGCCCGACTGGAGAGTGCTACGAAACAGACTGGATACACCATCGTACCAACACTCGTGTTTATCGACGAGAACGGCAGGGCTAAGATGGACCTCGCTCTTTGTAAAGGTAAAAAGGCTTTTGATAAGCGTCAGACGCTGAAGGAAAAAGAAGACCGCCGCGAGATGGATCGCGCCATGAAGGTTTACAAATGA
- a CDS encoding NUDIX hydrolase produces MTYYKEYSKVWVSVDVIIFGFDEKKLKVLVGRRQMDPGRGEWSLYGGFVSADESIDEAAKRTLRDLTGLDNLYMRQVGAFGSIDRDPGERVISIAYYALINVKDYDEKVRKEHGVEWIDINSIPTLYSDHNLMVDQALRIMRQKIKTAPISFRLLPQLFTLTQLQTLYEAVVGEEVDKRNFRKRIKEMDFIEKTNLIDKKSSKRGAALYRFNNKAFNEDSNFKL; encoded by the coding sequence ATGACCTATTATAAAGAATATTCGAAAGTCTGGGTGTCGGTCGACGTCATCATCTTCGGTTTCGACGAGAAGAAGCTGAAGGTGCTCGTTGGCCGTCGCCAGATGGATCCCGGACGCGGAGAATGGAGCCTCTACGGAGGCTTCGTCTCTGCCGACGAGAGCATCGACGAAGCTGCTAAGCGCACCCTTCGCGATCTCACAGGCCTCGACAACCTGTACATGCGTCAGGTAGGCGCCTTTGGTAGTATAGATCGCGACCCCGGAGAACGTGTGATATCTATCGCGTACTACGCCTTGATTAACGTGAAGGACTACGACGAGAAGGTGCGCAAGGAGCACGGTGTGGAATGGATTGACATCAATAGCATCCCCACCCTCTATTCCGACCACAACCTGATGGTGGACCAGGCTCTGCGCATCATGCGTCAGAAGATCAAGACGGCACCTATCAGCTTCCGTCTACTGCCTCAGCTGTTCACCCTCACGCAGTTGCAAACCCTTTATGAAGCTGTGGTTGGCGAGGAAGTCGACAAGCGCAACTTCCGCAAGCGTATCAAGGAAATGGACTTCATCGAGAAGACCAATCTGATTGATAAGAAATCATCGAAACGTGGTGCCGCCTTATACCGCTTTAATAATAAGGCGTTCAACGAAGACTCTAATTTTAAATTATAA
- a CDS encoding L-ribulose-5-phosphate 4-epimerase, with protein MLEELKQKVFKANLDLVKQGLVIFTWGNVSGIDREKGLVVIKPSGVSYDEMKAEDMVVVDLESGKVVEGDLNPSSDTPTHLVLYKAFPNIQGVVHTHSTYATAFAQAGKDIPNIGTTHADYFYKDIPCTRDMTEAEVKGQYELETGNVIVDEILNIRKINPDHTPAVLVKNHGPFSWGTSPDNAVYNAKVMEQCAKMAFVALSVNPNLTMNPLLVEKHYMRKHGPNAYYGQKGQKH; from the coding sequence ATGTTAGAAGAACTGAAACAGAAAGTATTCAAGGCCAATCTGGACCTGGTGAAGCAGGGCCTCGTTATCTTTACCTGGGGCAATGTCTCTGGTATCGACCGCGAGAAAGGTCTCGTTGTCATCAAACCCAGTGGCGTGAGCTACGACGAGATGAAGGCAGAGGATATGGTTGTTGTCGACCTCGAGAGCGGCAAGGTTGTTGAAGGCGACCTCAACCCCTCAAGCGACACCCCTACCCACCTTGTTCTCTATAAGGCATTCCCCAACATCCAGGGCGTGGTTCACACCCACTCTACCTATGCCACAGCCTTCGCTCAGGCAGGTAAGGACATCCCCAATATCGGCACCACCCATGCCGACTATTTCTACAAGGATATCCCCTGCACCCGCGATATGACCGAGGCCGAGGTGAAGGGTCAGTACGAGTTGGAGACCGGTAATGTCATCGTAGACGAGATCCTGAACATCCGTAAGATTAATCCCGACCACACACCTGCTGTGCTCGTGAAGAACCACGGTCCGTTCTCATGGGGTACCTCTCCCGACAATGCCGTTTACAACGCCAAGGTGATGGAGCAGTGCGCCAAGATGGCTTTCGTAGCCCTCAGCGTGAATCCCAACCTCACCATGAACCCTCTGTTGGTTGAGAAGCACTATATGCGTAAACACGGTCCCAATGCCTACTATGGTCAGAAGGGACAGAAACACTAA
- a CDS encoding DMP19 family protein yields MKQIIVKDADLSKAAMEGMDAFLQVFIDALREAVGGEPTAESLQELNADQVTLLCWDTLHQEVMDGGFVQLIHNGYGPFIFKNPFAKALNKMWGMRDLSKMLYEVHTLWLEHREALEAECTDEEFMALFEQHPQFDDYDDMFIENEERWTDEIAHYVDRNIEKFAVVE; encoded by the coding sequence ATGAAACAGATTATTGTAAAAGACGCGGATTTAAGTAAAGCAGCAATGGAGGGCATGGATGCCTTCCTGCAAGTCTTTATTGATGCACTGAGAGAGGCCGTGGGAGGAGAGCCTACTGCGGAGAGTCTGCAGGAGTTGAATGCTGACCAGGTGACGCTGCTCTGTTGGGACACCCTTCACCAGGAAGTGATGGATGGCGGCTTCGTGCAACTGATCCATAACGGTTACGGTCCTTTTATCTTCAAGAACCCCTTCGCCAAGGCGCTGAATAAGATGTGGGGCATGCGCGACCTGTCGAAGATGCTGTATGAAGTGCACACGTTGTGGCTGGAGCATCGCGAGGCCCTGGAGGCTGAGTGTACCGATGAGGAGTTCATGGCGCTGTTTGAACAGCATCCGCAGTTTGATGATTATGACGATATGTTCATCGAGAACGAAGAGCGATGGACGGATGAGATTGCCCACTATGTGGACAGGAATATAGAGAAATTTGCTGTAGTAGAATGA
- a CDS encoding aldose epimerase family protein, protein MKAFKASLFGFGALMALTMMSCDPKTAPVELTASGLNPAKFDTVVNGDTVRLYTLKGDKGMEVCITNYGARIVSMMVPDKNDSLVDVVLGFDNIAQYMEKTTDYGSSVGRYANRINMGRFVLNGDTIQLKQNDKHDGRDHCLHGGGDTGWMNQIYKAEQIDDQTLKLTIVAEDGENGFPGTVTATTTYKIVNGNTIDITWEATTDKPTIINQTNHNYYNLSGDFEEPAGGLNQWLSVNADSFTVADDSYMPTGEIRAVEGTTMDLRTEHAIIDGLDREYDQVANANGGYDHNWCLNTKGDDTKVAATLYSPKTGIFMEMFTNEPGVQVYTGNFQGIQGEENVVRKHGKHYPQYISVCLESQKYPDSPNHPEWPSPVLNPGEKYYSHAAYKFSVK, encoded by the coding sequence ATGAAAGCATTCAAGGCTTCACTATTCGGATTTGGTGCACTCATGGCTCTCACGATGATGTCGTGTGACCCCAAAACAGCACCTGTAGAGTTAACAGCATCGGGCCTTAACCCTGCTAAGTTTGACACTGTTGTCAATGGCGACACCGTGCGTCTTTACACCCTCAAGGGCGACAAGGGCATGGAGGTATGCATCACCAACTATGGTGCTCGTATCGTGTCTATGATGGTACCCGACAAGAACGACTCGCTCGTTGACGTAGTACTTGGCTTCGACAACATTGCCCAGTACATGGAGAAGACCACCGACTACGGTTCAAGCGTTGGCCGCTATGCCAACCGCATCAACATGGGTCGTTTCGTCCTCAATGGCGACACCATCCAGCTGAAGCAGAACGACAAGCACGACGGACGTGACCACTGTCTGCATGGCGGCGGTGATACGGGTTGGATGAACCAGATCTACAAGGCCGAGCAGATTGACGACCAGACATTGAAGCTGACCATCGTTGCTGAGGACGGCGAGAACGGATTCCCCGGCACCGTAACGGCAACTACCACTTATAAGATTGTCAATGGCAACACCATCGACATCACTTGGGAGGCTACCACCGACAAACCCACCATCATCAATCAGACCAACCACAACTACTACAACCTCTCTGGTGACTTCGAGGAGCCTGCAGGTGGTTTGAACCAGTGGTTGAGCGTGAATGCCGACTCGTTCACCGTGGCCGACGACTCTTACATGCCTACAGGTGAGATTCGTGCCGTAGAGGGTACCACGATGGACCTCCGCACCGAACATGCTATCATCGACGGTCTGGATCGTGAGTACGACCAGGTGGCTAATGCCAATGGCGGTTACGACCACAACTGGTGTCTGAACACCAAGGGTGATGACACAAAGGTTGCAGCCACGCTCTACAGTCCTAAGACCGGCATCTTCATGGAGATGTTCACCAACGAGCCAGGCGTACAGGTTTACACTGGCAACTTCCAGGGCATCCAGGGCGAGGAGAACGTGGTTCGCAAGCATGGCAAGCACTATCCTCAGTACATCTCTGTATGCTTGGAGAGCCAGAAGTACCCCGACAGCCCCAACCATCCTGAATGGCCCAGTCCCGTGCTGAACCCCGGCGAGAAGTACTACAGCCACGCTGCCTATAAGTTCTCTGTGAAATAA